The Diospyros lotus cultivar Yz01 chromosome 15, ASM1463336v1, whole genome shotgun sequence genome has a window encoding:
- the LOC127792630 gene encoding 2-alkenal reductase (NADP(+)-dependent)-like isoform X3 — translation MAGIGEAAESREWFLTAYAPDGVPTSDHLKLRTVKLALDADSIPYQHVAVEALWVAVDPYIRFMMNGREDGLYFPQFDFNQVIKGFGVARVIRSTDDRFSEGDIVIEPSLPIAEYSVIPTTSLRNVDPKAEIALPDYLGPLGLPGFTAWVGIELIANPKPGSTVFISAAAGGVGMLAGQLAKFRGCRVIGSTGSDEKVKLLKELGYDDAFNYHKETDLDAALSKYFPNGIDVYLDNVGGKMLEAVLNHVNTGACIPLCGMISQYNKTWTEREGVRNLMNMVGKSVTMQGFLVGSYFDRFGEFTKEMERYVIDGKIKSQSTIYHGIESFLEAFASIFSSSNVGKVIIQVRP, via the exons ATGGCCGGCATTGGTGAGGCGGCGGAGAGCAGGGAGTGGTTCTTGACTGCCTACGCGCCGGACGGCGTGCCAACCTCCGATCACCTGAAACTCAGAACGGTGAAGCTAGCACTGGATGCTGATTCCATCCCTTACCAGCACGTGGCGGTCGAGGCCCTCTGGGTGGCCGTGGATCCGTACATACGGTTCATGATGAATGGTCGGGAGGACGGCCTCTATTTTCCCCAATTTGACTTCAATCAG GTCATAAAGGGATTTGGAGTAGCAAGGGTAATTCGGTCCACGGATGATAGATTCTCCGAGGGTGATATCGTAATTGAACCCTCTCTACCCATAGCTGAATATAGTGTTATACCGACGACATCCCTTCGAAATGTTGATCCAAAGGCCGAGATTGCATTGCCGGATTACCTAGGCCCTCTTG GATTGCCGGGATTTACTGCATGGGTTGGAATAGAGCTGATTGCAAACCCGAAGCCAGGCTCCACCGTGTTCATATCAGCGGCAGCTGGAGGTGTTGGAATGCTCGCCGGACAATTGGCAAAATTTAGAGGCTGTCGGGTCATTGGAAGCACTGGGTCGGACGAAAag GTGAAACTTTTGAAGGAGTTGGGGTATGACGATGCATTCAACTACCACAAAGAGACTGATCTTGATGCTGCTTTATCCAA gTATTTCCCGAATGGCATTGATGTGTACTTGGACAATGTGGGTGGGAAGATGCTAGAGGCAGTTCTCAACCATGTCAACACTGGAGCTTGCATTCCGCTTTGTGGCATGATATCTCAGTATAACAAG ACGTGGACTGAGAGAGAAGGGGTGAGGAACCTAATGAACATGGTGGGAAAAAGTGTTACAATGCAAGGCTTCCTCGTTGGATCGTATTTCGATCGTTTCGGAGAGTTCACTAAGGAGATGGAAAGGTACGTAATTGATGGGAAGATCAAGTCCCAAAGCACAATTTACCATGGGATTGAGAGCTTCTTGGAGGCTTTTGCTTCCATCTTCTCAAGCTCTAATGTTGGAAAAGTTATCATTCAAGTTCGTCCTTAA